One segment of Ferrovum sp. PN-J185 DNA contains the following:
- a CDS encoding BON domain-containing protein: MKKLSITRKLTTTFLMLVSVPLLQACFPIVATGIVGTGFVVADRRTSATQLEDQEIELRANNAIDQKYMDKVHVVPVSYNRHLLLVGEVPDSQTLSDVVAIAKQTTNVQSVINQLTVGPNLSLSSRAEDTYITSKVKARFYGDANGTFSPVHVETTTENHVVYLMGMLTRNEADSATQIASTTSGVSKVVRVFEYIAHVPDSEKLQDQSGTKANTSSKPEDVQAPAPSQDVLPNATSPVPQ, translated from the coding sequence ATGAAGAAGTTATCCATCACGAGAAAACTGACTACCACTTTTTTAATGCTGGTTTCTGTCCCCTTATTACAGGCTTGTTTTCCGATTGTGGCGACAGGTATTGTGGGTACTGGGTTTGTTGTGGCGGATCGTCGTACCTCAGCAACGCAATTAGAAGATCAAGAGATTGAGTTGAGAGCGAATAATGCTATTGATCAAAAATATATGGATAAGGTACATGTTGTCCCAGTGAGTTACAACAGACATTTGTTGTTGGTGGGTGAAGTACCTGATAGTCAAACTTTGAGTGATGTGGTTGCAATAGCTAAGCAAACGACGAATGTTCAAAGTGTCATTAATCAATTGACTGTTGGCCCTAATTTGTCATTGTCTAGTCGAGCTGAAGACACGTACATTACCAGTAAAGTGAAAGCACGTTTTTATGGCGATGCGAATGGTACCTTCTCTCCCGTCCATGTGGAGACAACCACAGAAAACCATGTGGTCTATTTGATGGGTATGCTGACACGTAATGAGGCTGATTCAGCAACGCAAATTGCCAGTACCACATCGGGTGTGTCAAAAGTGGTGAGAGTGTTTGAATATATCGCCCACGTACCTGATAGTGAAAAACTTCAAGATCAGTCAGGCACAAAAGCCAACACATCAAGTAAACCAGAGGATGTTCAAGCACCAGCCCCCTCACAGGATGTGTTGCCTAACGCCACCAGCCCCGTACCGCAATAA
- the argF gene encoding ornithine carbamoyltransferase codes for MKHFLQLKDFTKEEFDYLFQRAKVIKAMFKAYAIYHPLKDRMLAMVFEKQSTRTRVSFEAGIHQLGGSSINLTTGETQLGRGEPIEDVARVISRMVDLVMIRTFDQSIIERFAAYSRVPVINGLTNQYHPCQIMADIFTFIEHRGSMRGKTVAWIGDGNNMANTWLQAAHIFDFQLHVSTPQGYGIDVAAFPEEELAHLQVFEDPMQAAHNADLVTTDVWTSMGFEKETEERKSVFAPFQVDADMMKQAKEDALFMHCLPAHRGEEVSEDVLEGNQSVVWDEAENRLHVQKALMEYLLLGRLPN; via the coding sequence GTGAAGCACTTTTTACAGCTGAAGGATTTCACCAAGGAAGAGTTTGATTATCTTTTCCAACGCGCTAAAGTCATTAAGGCCATGTTTAAAGCCTATGCTATATATCATCCGCTCAAAGACCGTATGCTAGCTATGGTGTTTGAGAAACAAAGTACTCGTACACGCGTTTCCTTTGAAGCGGGCATTCATCAGCTCGGTGGCTCTTCTATTAATTTGACCACCGGAGAGACACAATTAGGCCGTGGAGAACCCATCGAGGATGTGGCACGAGTCATTTCTCGAATGGTGGACTTGGTCATGATTCGTACTTTTGACCAGTCTATTATTGAACGCTTCGCCGCCTACTCACGGGTGCCTGTGATTAACGGGTTAACCAATCAGTATCACCCTTGTCAAATCATGGCCGATATTTTTACGTTTATTGAGCATCGTGGTTCAATGCGCGGTAAAACAGTAGCTTGGATTGGTGATGGTAACAATATGGCTAATACGTGGTTGCAGGCAGCCCATATATTTGATTTCCAGTTACATGTTTCAACACCTCAGGGTTATGGTATTGATGTGGCCGCTTTTCCTGAGGAAGAGTTAGCCCATCTGCAGGTATTTGAGGATCCCATGCAGGCAGCTCATAATGCTGATCTTGTCACCACTGACGTATGGACCAGTATGGGTTTTGAAAAGGAGACTGAAGAGCGTAAAAGTGTATTTGCTCCTTTCCAGGTTGATGCAGACATGATGAAACAGGCGAAAGAGGATGCCTTATTTATGCATTGCCTACCTGCTCATCGTGGTGAGGAAGTCTCTGAGGATGTGTTAGAAGGTAATCAAAGTGTGGTCTGGGATGAGGCGGAGAACCGTTTACATGTTCAGAAAGCATTAATGGAATATTTATTATTAGGTCGTTTACCCAATTAA
- a CDS encoding biotin--[acetyl-CoA-carboxylase] ligase: MTNTSISWAHDEFHHSLKTNTFTLQVMNELSSSNDYLLAQIKDNTLTQPTCVVALHQTHGRGRQGRSWLSDPQHSLTFSVNYRFNLSINNTTALPLMVALAVTEALQLLSVSQVRIKWPNDIVRRQQKLAGILVETGHFNQSSCHLVIGIGINISTQTGLSSSLTKSFADCSDESGHAPSREQLLALILNRLNDYFVQFEQVGFTPFIDKWLHHCDHFNEQVYLMKPDGMIANGLHTGVLSDGSIVINNGTGDECFHSGEISLRRAQ, encoded by the coding sequence ATGACTAACACTTCCATATCATGGGCTCATGATGAGTTTCATCACTCACTTAAAACCAATACTTTTACACTTCAGGTAATGAATGAACTGTCTTCAAGTAACGATTACTTGTTAGCGCAGATTAAAGACAACACACTCACACAACCCACTTGTGTGGTGGCACTACATCAAACACATGGTCGCGGTAGGCAAGGTAGAAGCTGGCTCTCTGATCCACAGCATTCGCTGACTTTTTCTGTAAATTATCGTTTTAATCTAAGTATCAACAATACCACTGCCCTACCTCTTATGGTTGCTTTAGCAGTGACAGAAGCGTTGCAATTATTATCTGTTTCACAGGTTCGCATTAAATGGCCCAATGATATTGTAAGACGACAACAAAAACTCGCTGGTATTCTTGTTGAAACCGGGCACTTTAATCAGTCCTCATGTCATCTTGTCATTGGTATTGGGATAAATATAAGTACTCAAACCGGTTTATCTTCATCCCTTACCAAATCCTTTGCAGACTGCAGTGATGAATCAGGACATGCTCCCTCACGAGAACAATTACTGGCATTAATATTAAATCGTCTTAATGATTATTTCGTGCAATTTGAGCAAGTGGGTTTTACTCCTTTTATAGATAAATGGCTTCATCATTGTGATCATTTTAATGAGCAGGTTTATTTAATGAAACCTGACGGCATGATTGCCAATGGACTACATACCGGGGTGTTATCTGATGGATCCATCGTCATTAATAATGGCACAGGTGATGAGTGTTTTCATTCTGGTGAAATTAGCTTAAGGAGAGCCCAGTGA
- a CDS encoding YajQ family cyclic di-GMP-binding protein, with the protein MPSFDIVSEVDKQEIKNAVEQTNKEVGNRFDFKGSDARVEQTDYQLTVFADDEFKLGQVKEILNMRLVKRGIDIRSLDTKNVETISGSKVKQQITVKVGIETELAKKIIKLLKDSKMKAQGSIQGDVVRVSGAKRDTLQEAIQLIKSAELGLPLQFNNFRD; encoded by the coding sequence ATGCCTTCTTTTGATATTGTCTCTGAAGTAGATAAACAAGAAATTAAAAACGCTGTTGAACAAACCAACAAAGAAGTGGGTAACCGTTTTGATTTTAAGGGCTCTGACGCCAGAGTGGAGCAAACTGATTATCAACTCACTGTATTTGCAGATGATGAATTTAAATTAGGGCAAGTAAAAGAAATACTCAATATGCGTTTAGTGAAGCGCGGTATTGATATCCGCAGTCTTGATACGAAAAATGTAGAAACGATTAGTGGTAGCAAAGTAAAACAGCAAATCACTGTTAAAGTAGGCATTGAAACAGAACTGGCAAAAAAAATCATTAAATTACTAAAAGACAGTAAGATGAAAGCGCAAGGTTCAATTCAAGGTGATGTGGTGCGCGTATCAGGGGCAAAAAGAGATACCTTGCAAGAAGCCATTCAGCTGATTAAGTCAGCAGAATTAGGGTTACCCTTACAATTTAATAACTTTAGGGACTAG
- a CDS encoding HAD family hydrolase, which yields MPPIPTFTHNTIAMVYDFDGTLCPQPMQEYTVLPKLGIKPEEFWRLVEHDAKETGGEKMLVYMRILLEEAHNRRVFISRDDFKKMGKDIEYFPGVKDWFPKINNYVKRKSQGTVNIQHYIISAGMKEILEGISIRKFFKQIYASEYHFNFQGIATFPKQLITDTTKTQYLFRVNKGKEELDESINEHMPEWQRPIPFQNIIYIGDGMTDVPSMALTKKNGGHTIAVYPEDDVHDQATCIKLLKANRVDFIAPADYRKDSHLSRQVALLLDKILSNMAYQQEVFTSQLHYGIAEHD from the coding sequence ATGCCACCTATTCCCACGTTTACTCACAACACTATTGCCATGGTCTACGACTTTGATGGCACACTCTGCCCACAACCCATGCAAGAATACACTGTACTTCCTAAACTGGGTATTAAACCTGAGGAGTTTTGGCGTCTGGTAGAGCATGATGCCAAAGAAACGGGTGGTGAAAAAATGCTGGTATATATGCGTATCCTATTGGAAGAAGCACACAATAGACGAGTATTTATCAGTCGTGATGATTTTAAAAAAATGGGAAAAGATATTGAGTACTTTCCTGGGGTCAAAGACTGGTTTCCTAAAATCAACAATTATGTGAAACGTAAAAGTCAGGGGACGGTGAATATACAGCATTACATTATTTCAGCTGGCATGAAAGAAATTCTTGAGGGTATTTCTATTCGTAAATTCTTTAAGCAAATTTATGCCTCTGAATATCATTTTAATTTCCAAGGTATCGCAACCTTTCCTAAACAACTCATTACGGATACCACTAAAACACAGTATTTGTTTCGCGTGAATAAAGGAAAAGAGGAATTAGACGAATCGATTAATGAACATATGCCAGAATGGCAACGACCTATCCCTTTTCAAAATATCATTTATATAGGTGATGGGATGACTGATGTCCCTAGCATGGCGCTCACTAAAAAAAATGGCGGTCACACCATAGCAGTCTATCCTGAAGACGATGTACATGATCAAGCCACCTGTATTAAGTTACTTAAAGCCAATCGCGTTGACTTTATTGCTCCTGCTGATTACCGAAAGGACAGTCATTTATCTCGTCAAGTGGCATTATTATTAGATAAAATTTTAAGTAATATGGCCTACCAACAGGAAGTATTTACTAGCCAATTACACTATGGCATTGCTGAACATGACTAA
- the folE2 gene encoding GTP cyclohydrolase FolE2 has translation MNAPENLTIPDIQSTEDTRQIAIDRVGIKGIRHPIRVSDRELGDAQNTIASFNMYVHLPQHFKGTHMSRFVEILNREGREISVTSFGTMLQEMVERLDAKAGHIEMQFPYFVNKSAPVSGVRSLIDYDVTFIGEIKEGNVTFTMKVLVPVTSLCPCSKEISEYGAHNQRSHVTITARLNRFMWIEEVIRIAEESASCELFGLLKRPDEKWVTERAYDNPKFVEDMVRDIAHRLNQEERIDYYVVESENFESIHNHSAYALIERDKIKNPVTSL, from the coding sequence ATGAACGCCCCTGAAAATTTGACTATTCCTGATATTCAATCAACGGAAGACACACGCCAAATTGCAATTGATCGCGTTGGAATTAAAGGTATTCGTCACCCCATCAGAGTATCTGATCGTGAATTAGGTGATGCGCAAAATACAATTGCCTCTTTTAATATGTACGTGCATTTACCACAGCATTTTAAAGGAACGCATATGTCTCGTTTCGTGGAAATTTTAAATCGCGAAGGCAGAGAAATTTCTGTTACCTCCTTTGGCACCATGTTACAAGAAATGGTGGAGCGTCTTGATGCAAAAGCAGGGCATATAGAAATGCAATTCCCCTACTTTGTAAATAAATCCGCACCTGTATCAGGCGTTCGTTCATTGATTGACTATGATGTGACTTTTATTGGTGAAATTAAAGAGGGTAATGTAACCTTTACCATGAAGGTATTGGTTCCTGTAACATCCCTTTGCCCATGTTCTAAAGAGATTTCTGAATATGGCGCACATAACCAACGCTCACATGTAACCATCACGGCGCGCTTGAATCGCTTTATGTGGATTGAGGAAGTCATTCGTATTGCTGAAGAGTCTGCTTCATGCGAACTATTTGGTTTACTCAAACGTCCTGATGAGAAATGGGTTACCGAACGCGCTTACGATAACCCTAAATTTGTGGAAGATATGGTGCGTGATATTGCACACCGTCTCAACCAAGAAGAGAGAATTGATTACTACGTTGTTGAATCAGAAAACTTTGAATCTATTCACAATCATTCTGCCTACGCACTCATAGAAAGAGACAAGATCAAAAACCCTGTCACTTCCCTTTAG
- a CDS encoding phosphoheptose isomerase — translation MDLIKRVTQHFNDSANLKLTLANELAAPIAMAAEKMFQCLLNEGKILACGNGGSAADAQHFAAELLNRFEMERPPLAAIALTTDSSTLTSIANDYHYNEVFSKQVRGLGHSRDVLLAISTSGNSANVIEAIKAAHEREMSVVALTGKGGGQMAELLDGNDVHICVNSKVTARIQEVHLLVLHCLCDAIDCILLGVEE, via the coding sequence ATGGACTTAATTAAACGCGTAACACAACATTTTAACGACAGCGCCAACCTCAAGCTTACTTTAGCGAATGAACTTGCCGCTCCCATTGCTATGGCTGCTGAAAAAATGTTTCAGTGTCTGCTCAACGAAGGCAAAATATTAGCCTGTGGTAATGGTGGTTCGGCAGCAGATGCCCAACATTTTGCCGCCGAATTATTGAATCGCTTTGAGATGGAGCGCCCCCCTTTGGCCGCTATCGCGCTCACCACTGACTCATCCACACTGACGTCAATTGCCAACGATTACCATTACAATGAAGTATTTTCAAAGCAAGTGAGAGGGCTTGGCCATAGTAGAGATGTATTATTAGCCATTTCCACTTCAGGTAACTCTGCCAATGTAATTGAAGCCATTAAGGCTGCTCATGAACGTGAAATGTCAGTGGTTGCACTCACCGGCAAGGGTGGAGGTCAGATGGCTGAGCTCCTTGATGGAAACGATGTACATATTTGTGTTAATTCAAAAGTGACAGCACGTATACAGGAAGTTCATTTGTTGGTATTACATTGTTTGTGTGACGCCATTGATTGTATTTTATTAGGAGTCGAGGAATGA
- a CDS encoding type III pantothenate kinase, producing the protein MKLALDIGNTRIKWGLREKNTWLKQGDLLTENSHDLLHALIQTHSPQAVHLANVSHHSLTLLLTNISQQLSVPIQVLTGESALPPLVNLYHHPKQLGVDRWLSLFAARQFMTGPILVVNSGTATTIDALDSHNQFLGGVIIPGITMMEQALNLGTANINASQGHNVAWPRNSADALTRGAIEATIGAIKERYNEFRELVGLSTVTLVISGGNRSLLSSHLSLPHHVIDNLTLEGLGFHIDMCGSH; encoded by the coding sequence GTGAAACTTGCTTTAGATATCGGTAATACTCGTATCAAATGGGGCTTAAGAGAAAAGAACACATGGCTAAAGCAAGGTGATTTATTAACTGAGAATAGTCATGATTTACTCCATGCACTTATCCAAACTCATTCTCCTCAAGCAGTGCATTTGGCTAATGTCTCTCACCATAGCCTCACTCTTTTACTCACCAATATAAGCCAACAACTTTCTGTTCCCATTCAAGTATTAACAGGAGAGAGTGCGCTGCCACCACTGGTTAATCTCTATCATCATCCCAAACAATTAGGCGTGGACCGTTGGTTATCCCTATTTGCTGCACGTCAGTTTATGACAGGGCCAATATTGGTAGTGAACTCAGGCACTGCCACCACCATTGACGCTTTAGACAGTCACAACCAGTTTCTAGGAGGAGTGATTATTCCTGGCATCACTATGATGGAACAAGCACTCAATCTTGGTACAGCGAATATTAACGCCTCTCAGGGACACAATGTGGCTTGGCCTAGAAACAGTGCCGATGCGCTAACGCGTGGCGCCATAGAGGCTACAATCGGAGCGATTAAGGAACGTTATAACGAATTTAGAGAATTAGTGGGATTATCAACAGTAACACTTGTTATCAGTGGTGGTAACCGCTCTTTACTGTCCTCTCATCTCTCACTCCCCCATCACGTTATAGATAATTTAACGCTTGAAGGATTAGGCTTTCACATCGATATGTGTGGCAGTCATTAA
- the rsmI gene encoding 16S rRNA (cytidine(1402)-2'-O)-methyltransferase, whose translation MGRTTGTLFMVATPIGNLSDASARMVSTLKEVALIAAEDTRHSQPLLNYFGITTPLCSLHEHNEQSQSVQLIEKLLHGESIAVISDAGTPGISDPGQVLVNLAHQHGIPVCPIPGANAAISLMSVSGLKEGQFLFVGFLPSKNQEKTALLDNLKVAPYATVFYEAPHRIKATIKTLCEVFGERRQVVLGRELTKLFEEVHRTTLKDARDWLDHSPHRLKGEYVVIIEGLAIDAATLDITRHDKLLTALTEKLSLSDAVKLAVTITGEKKNFLYERALLLTSP comes from the coding sequence ATGGGTCGTACTACCGGTACCTTATTTATGGTGGCCACTCCAATTGGTAACCTCAGTGATGCCAGCGCCAGAATGGTATCCACCTTAAAAGAAGTAGCACTCATTGCCGCTGAGGATACCCGTCATTCACAGCCTTTATTGAACTATTTTGGTATCACGACACCTCTGTGCTCACTGCATGAGCATAACGAGCAATCACAAAGTGTACAGCTCATCGAAAAACTACTTCATGGTGAATCAATTGCTGTGATCTCTGACGCGGGAACACCTGGTATTAGTGACCCTGGACAAGTATTAGTGAATCTTGCTCATCAACATGGCATTCCCGTATGCCCTATTCCTGGAGCTAATGCAGCTATCTCATTAATGAGTGTTAGTGGATTGAAAGAAGGACAATTTTTATTTGTCGGTTTTTTACCCAGTAAAAATCAAGAAAAAACAGCTTTATTAGATAATCTTAAAGTTGCTCCTTATGCAACCGTTTTTTATGAAGCACCTCATCGTATCAAAGCAACCATAAAAACATTATGTGAAGTGTTTGGTGAGAGGCGACAAGTGGTATTAGGACGCGAGTTAACCAAGCTATTTGAAGAAGTGCATCGTACTACTTTGAAAGACGCTCGGGATTGGCTTGATCACAGCCCTCATCGTCTAAAGGGAGAATATGTGGTGATTATCGAGGGATTAGCAATAGACGCAGCGACTCTAGATATTACCCGTCACGATAAACTGCTGACCGCCTTAACAGAAAAACTATCATTAAGTGACGCTGTGAAGCTCGCTGTAACCATCACTGGTGAGAAAAAAAACTTTCTCTACGAACGGGCACTACTACTGACTAGTCCCTAA
- a CDS encoding argininosuccinate synthase, producing the protein MSDIKKVVLAYSGGLDTSVILKWLQDTYQCEVITFTADIGQGEELEPARAKAQQFGIKHIYIDDLREEFARDFVFPMFRANAIYEGEYLLGTSIARPLIAKRQIEIARETGADAVSHGATGKGNDQVRFELGYYALQPGIKVIAPWREWDLTSREKLLAYAEKNGIPVEMKHKTGGSPYSMDANLLHISYEGKILENPAQEPEEDMWRWTLSPEKAPDQAQYIDLTFARGDVVAIDGKAMTPAQVLTELNRLGGMHGIGRLDLVENRYVGMKSRGCYETPGGTILLRAHRAIESITLDREVAHLKDDLMPRYASLIYTGYWWSPERVALQKLIDDTQVHVNGWVRLKLYKGNVMVVGRDSQTDSLFDPTISTFEDDGGAYQQSDAAGFIRLNALRMRIAARLRK; encoded by the coding sequence ATGAGTGACATTAAAAAAGTAGTTTTGGCGTATTCAGGTGGTTTAGATACCTCTGTTATTTTGAAATGGTTACAGGATACCTATCAATGTGAGGTCATTACTTTTACCGCTGATATTGGTCAGGGAGAAGAGCTAGAACCAGCGCGCGCTAAGGCACAACAATTTGGTATCAAACATATTTACATAGACGATCTACGTGAAGAGTTTGCACGTGATTTTGTTTTCCCGATGTTTCGTGCCAATGCGATTTATGAAGGCGAGTATTTATTGGGTACCAGTATTGCCCGTCCTTTAATTGCTAAACGACAAATTGAAATAGCCCGTGAAACAGGTGCTGATGCCGTCTCACATGGCGCCACAGGAAAGGGTAATGATCAGGTTCGTTTTGAATTAGGCTACTATGCCTTGCAACCTGGGATTAAAGTCATCGCTCCATGGCGCGAATGGGATTTGACTTCGCGTGAGAAATTACTTGCTTATGCAGAAAAGAATGGTATTCCAGTGGAAATGAAGCATAAAACAGGTGGCAGCCCTTACAGTATGGATGCCAATTTATTACACATTTCCTATGAAGGGAAAATTTTAGAAAACCCTGCCCAAGAGCCTGAAGAGGATATGTGGCGTTGGACTCTCTCCCCTGAAAAAGCACCAGATCAAGCGCAATACATTGATTTAACCTTTGCACGTGGTGATGTGGTTGCCATTGACGGCAAAGCCATGACGCCTGCGCAAGTATTAACCGAACTTAATCGTTTGGGTGGTATGCATGGTATTGGTCGCCTTGATTTAGTTGAAAACCGTTATGTGGGAATGAAATCACGTGGTTGTTATGAAACCCCTGGCGGGACTATTTTACTAAGAGCACACCGTGCTATTGAATCAATCACCCTAGATCGTGAAGTGGCTCATTTGAAAGATGACTTAATGCCACGTTATGCGTCTCTCATTTACACAGGTTACTGGTGGAGTCCTGAGAGAGTGGCGTTGCAAAAATTGATTGATGACACTCAAGTTCATGTCAATGGTTGGGTACGTCTCAAATTATATAAAGGTAATGTGATGGTGGTAGGACGTGATTCTCAAACGGACTCCCTCTTTGATCCCACTATTTCTACCTTTGAAGATGATGGTGGCGCTTATCAACAATCGGATGCAGCAGGGTTTATTCGTTTGAATGCATTGAGAATGAGAATTGCTGCACGCTTGAGAAAATAA
- a CDS encoding glutamine--tRNA ligase/YqeY domain fusion protein → MSTNFIRQIIEQDLERNQTSGRVATRFPPEPNGYLHIGHAKSICLNFGLARDFEGQCHLRFDDTNPAKEDTEYVDSIIDTVRWLGFDWGAHLYYASDYFEHCYRYAESLIERGLAYVDSLPFEKIREYRGTLTTPGTNSPYRDRSVIDNLTLFRAMREGQYQDGEHVLRLKIDMASANMNLRDPIIYRIRHVSHWRTGNKWCIYPMYDYAHAISDALESITHSICTLEFEDHRPLYNWVVEHTDVPSQPHQYEFSRLNMTYTMMSKRKLLDLVTQGHVSGWNDPRMPTLVGLRRRGYTPQSIRLFCERIGVSKADSLIDVTVLEDCLREDLNDNAPRRVAILKPVKLIIDNYPEGQSEVCTAPNHPHHPEWGHRELHFTRELFVERDDFMTEPVKGFFRLFPGAEVRLRYAYVIRCTSFDTDPTTGEVTVIHADYLPDTKSGTPGADSVKVKGNIHWLSSTEAVRAEIRLFDRLFKDPNPGALDDYQQALNHDSLIVLKDALIEPALLTAENRESFQFERNGYFCVDEVDSKTTSPVFNRAVTLRDSWNTTKGK, encoded by the coding sequence ATGTCCACCAATTTTATTCGTCAAATTATCGAGCAAGACTTAGAGCGTAACCAAACCTCGGGTCGTGTTGCCACGCGCTTTCCTCCTGAACCCAATGGTTACTTACATATCGGTCACGCAAAGTCTATTTGTTTGAATTTTGGGCTCGCTAGAGACTTTGAAGGACAGTGTCATTTACGTTTTGACGATACCAACCCAGCCAAAGAAGACACCGAATACGTGGACTCAATTATTGATACAGTGCGTTGGTTAGGCTTTGATTGGGGGGCACATTTATATTATGCCTCAGATTATTTTGAACACTGTTATCGTTATGCAGAGTCATTGATTGAACGAGGGCTGGCTTATGTGGATAGCCTTCCTTTTGAGAAAATTAGAGAATACAGAGGGACGTTAACCACTCCAGGAACCAATAGCCCCTATCGTGACAGATCAGTAATCGATAACCTCACTTTATTTCGCGCCATGCGTGAGGGTCAATATCAAGATGGGGAGCATGTACTTCGCTTAAAAATTGATATGGCCTCAGCCAATATGAATTTACGTGATCCCATCATTTATCGTATTCGCCATGTGAGCCATTGGCGCACAGGTAACAAATGGTGTATTTATCCCATGTACGATTATGCTCATGCTATTTCAGACGCCTTGGAATCCATTACCCATTCCATTTGTACCTTAGAATTCGAAGATCATCGCCCACTCTACAATTGGGTAGTTGAGCATACAGACGTGCCCTCACAGCCTCATCAGTATGAATTCTCTCGTCTTAACATGACATACACCATGATGAGTAAACGTAAATTACTAGATCTGGTTACTCAAGGACATGTTTCTGGTTGGAATGATCCGCGTATGCCTACCCTAGTGGGGCTAAGACGTCGTGGCTATACCCCACAGTCAATACGTCTTTTTTGTGAACGTATCGGTGTATCAAAAGCAGACAGTCTTATTGATGTCACAGTACTGGAAGATTGCTTGCGTGAAGATTTAAATGACAACGCACCACGACGTGTGGCTATACTTAAACCCGTTAAATTAATTATAGATAATTATCCAGAAGGGCAGAGTGAAGTATGTACAGCGCCAAACCACCCTCATCACCCTGAATGGGGGCATAGAGAACTCCATTTCACACGTGAATTATTTGTTGAGCGTGATGATTTTATGACTGAACCTGTGAAAGGCTTTTTTAGATTGTTTCCTGGTGCCGAAGTGCGTTTACGTTATGCCTATGTGATTCGTTGTACTTCATTTGATACGGACCCTACGACAGGGGAAGTCACAGTGATTCATGCTGACTATCTGCCAGATACGAAGAGTGGTACTCCTGGAGCGGATTCGGTAAAAGTGAAGGGGAATATTCATTGGCTATCAAGCACAGAGGCGGTGAGAGCTGAAATACGACTTTTTGATCGTTTGTTTAAAGATCCAAATCCCGGCGCTTTAGATGATTATCAACAAGCGCTGAATCATGATTCTCTTATTGTATTAAAAGATGCCTTGATTGAGCCTGCATTACTGACAGCAGAAAACAGAGAGTCTTTTCAGTTTGAACGTAACGGCTACTTTTGTGTGGATGAAGTAGACAGTAAAACAACAAGCCCGGTATTTAACCGGGCTGTGACGTTGCGTGATTCATGGAATACCACTAAAGGGAAGTGA
- the rfaE2 gene encoding D-glycero-beta-D-manno-heptose 1-phosphate adenylyltransferase translates to MAMLSFEKKIVSPGDCIERVRSLPRPLVFTNGVFDILHRGHITYLAQARSLGSALVVALNSDQSVKRLGKGADRPINTLTDRLAVIASLEAVSLVTWFEEDTPIKRIEDIVPDILVKGGDWSVENIVGADIVKSHGGSVYSIPFEHDRSTTQLITKIRRL, encoded by the coding sequence ATGGCGATGCTAAGTTTCGAGAAAAAAATCGTCTCCCCTGGGGATTGCATTGAACGCGTACGATCACTTCCCAGACCCTTGGTGTTCACTAATGGTGTATTTGATATTTTGCATCGCGGACATATCACTTATTTAGCCCAAGCGCGCTCCTTAGGTAGCGCGCTCGTGGTGGCTCTTAATAGTGATCAATCTGTAAAACGACTGGGAAAAGGAGCGGATCGTCCTATTAATACACTCACTGATCGATTGGCTGTCATCGCGTCTCTAGAAGCCGTGAGTCTCGTAACCTGGTTTGAAGAAGATACCCCCATCAAGCGTATTGAGGACATTGTGCCCGATATTTTAGTCAAGGGTGGTGACTGGAGTGTCGAGAATATTGTTGGGGCAGATATTGTTAAATCCCATGGTGGCTCGGTATACTCCATACCCTTCGAGCATGACCGCTCTACCACTCAACTGATTACCAAAATTCGTCGTTTATAA